A genomic region of Macaca thibetana thibetana isolate TM-01 chromosome 14, ASM2454274v1, whole genome shotgun sequence contains the following coding sequences:
- the C14H11orf87 gene encoding uncharacterized protein C11orf87 homolog, with protein MSARAPKELRLALPPCLLNRTFASPNASGSGNTGARGPGAGGSGTCITQVGQQLFQSFSSTLVLIVLVTLIFCLIVLSLSTFHIHKRRMKKRKMQRAQEEYERDHCSGSRGGGGLPRPGRQAPTHTKETRLERQPRDSPFCAPSNASSSSSSSPGLPCQGPCAPPPPPPASSPQGAHAASSCLDTAGEGLLQTVVLS; from the coding sequence ATGAGTGCCAGGGCGCCGAAGGAGCTGAGGCTGGCGTTGCCGCCGTGTCTCCTCAACCGGACCTTTGCTTCCCCCAACGCCAGCGGCAGCGGCAACACGGGTGCCCGCGGCCCAGGCGCAGGTGGCAGCGGCACCTGCATCACGCAGGTGGGACAGCAGCTTTTCCAGTCCTTCTCCTCCACGCTGGTGCTGATTGTCCTGGTTACCCTCATCTTCTGCCTCATCGTGCTGTCCCTCTCCACTTTCCACATCCACAAGCGTAGGATGAAGAAGCGGAAGATGCAGAGGGCTCAGGAGGAATATGAGCGGGATCACTGCAGCGGCAGCCGCGGTGGCGGGGGTCTGCCCCGACCTGGCAGGCAGGCCCCAACCCACACAAAGGAAACCCGGCTGGAGAGGCAGCCCCGGGACTCTCCCTTCTGTGCCCCTTCCAACGCCTCGTCGTCCTCCTCTTCGTCCCCTGGCCTCCCGTGCCAGGGTCCCTGTGCTCCTCCGCCTCCACCGCCAGCCTCCAGTCCCCAAGGAGCACACGCAGCTTCCTCCTGTTTGGACACAGCTGGCGAGGGCCTTTTGCAAACGGTGGTACTGTCCTGA